TATATCTTGCATATGAGTACTTACGGTAATTATACAATGATAATCACTTAAAAACTGGAGCGACAAGAAAATGCTATATGCGCAGTAGTAGCCAACTCGTACTGCTGCAGTAGATACGAGATGACTTGTTATACAGAGTAAATATAGGATGCGTAAATcaagcattcgaggagtgggagCATGAAAAACTAATAAGAGATATATACCATGCTTTGGAGAAGAAACgagaaaacagaaaaaagacaatagagaaaaagacaaaatagtggtccaaagcatgctatttctttttagtttttcacGTGTGAGTTTTACCCCCACTCCTTGAATGCACTTGTGTGAAGTTAGTCCcccgatattgaaaaaaaaataattttctttagcTCATTCGATTGCACATCGTTTGCACATTTATGCAAATCTCGATTTTTCGTTTGCACACTtctagtttaaaagttattaataaaacaaatttgggAGGGCTAACTTCACAATAGCCCCCCAACTGTGAgcaaattagatttaaatagGCTTAATCGATAGATTTTTGTTTGCACATTTCGAATCAAGTCGATTTTTCATTTGCACACTTTTATCAATAATACTAGTCGATGGATGTTCGTTTGCACATTGCGAATGAAGTCGATTTTTCGTTTGCACAtctttagtttaaaagttataaacaattaaagtttTGAGAACAGTCATCTTCGAAGGATATGTTTAAAACGAACATCCATCGACTAGTATTATTTTAAACGCAATAATCACGTTCTAAATCTGTCTACCGCAAATTATTATTCTCGAAACTTTAATTgctaataacttttaaactaaaagtGTGCAAACGAAAAATCGACTTGATTCGAAATGTGCAAACAAAAATCTGTCGATGAGTAAAATTTCAAACTCATATCTTTAAAATTCACCTTGAAAGTATTTTTCGTACGATGGccatgaattaatttctttacaaaatgtTAACTAAAGATGTGCAAACGAAAATTCGACTTCATTCGCAATGTGCAAACGAAAATCTATCGATTAAGCctatttaaatctaatttgcTCACAGTTGGGAGCCTATTGTGAAGTtagccccccccccctccaagtttgttttattaataacttttaaactagaAGTGTGCAAACGAAAAATCGAGGTGTGCATAAATGTGCAAACGATGTGCAATCGAATGAgctaaagaaaattatttttttttcaatatcgggGGGCTAATTTCACACAGGTCTTGAATGCTCGGTCTATGTATCCTATGTCTATAGTATACAATACTTATAGTGTCTGCCCAACTGTTAATTGTATTTGCTTCTCAAAAACGGTGTCTGCTAACTCTTTATCTCGCTTGTAAATGCTGGTAAATGTGTCTTGGTGCACTTCCCTTTtcttgataatataatttttacccTATTTTTAccttataaataaacaaaagcaacaattttcaattattaagaattattaaaaaatgaaaagactcGTTGCTCCTTGGCATTCCTGAAGAGAGAAGGATGCAATTACATACAACTTGGTCCTtacatattaacaaaaataatttaatacgtaataatttttttattgaaaaaacactAAGAAATGTCAAATAGAACGTTAGAAATAAGTGAacaaaacaattgtttaaaaacaaaaaaattttattttatttaaatcggaGCTCGgtaaaaaatacactttttgACCAATTTTCAGCTAGCGCTATTCCCCTTTCACCAACTTGCGTGCAGTCCAAATGTCAATCGACTAtttggatttttatttaaatagttagCATTATGAAtttggttttaattaaaagttattaacttctCCAAAGtgttcaaaatttatcaaaattggatttatataaatctttgcaaatactaaatttaatataaatttttatataaatcaaaaagtttGAGATATTGCAGATTATCAATCATAAACTTTGCTCAATTAgaatatataagatatatttttgtttgttgaGTTATAAGATAATATATTGAATATGCATATACGTTCAAAAGACATAAACCGTAAATTTATGGAAAATTATTACatgtttacatttattacattttttaaatattctgtaataaatcatgtttatctaacaaaaaatattatgtattggAATATAGATAATAAATCTTTCAATGCACCATTTaaggattaataaaaaaaaatatatttattaagacgATACGAAATCTTTAAGGACACATGGCCTGTCTACCTCCGTCCACAGGTAATGTCGCCCCGGTTATGTAACTAGCATCGTCACTTGCTAGAAATGCAATGGCCTTCGCGACTTCCGAAACGTCGCCAATCCTTCCTAGAGCATATGACTTTTTACTGTGCTCGTAATAGTTTTCAATTTCTTCCTGGCTCTTTCCAGTATGCCgtgtaatatttgttattacatcACCAGGATTTACAGCATTCACTCGCACCTATCGCATTTCAATAATATGAAACATAATGACATTTAAAAATGAAGCtgttattgaaaaatgaaaatggctatcattatttttatacacacCTGATGCGTTCCCAATTCTAAAGCGACGCAACGGGTAAATTGGTCCAGGGCCGCCTTACTCATACAATATGTCAGAGCTCCTGGGAAAGATCGTAATCCAGTTAAGCTAGAAACGTTAACGATGTTGCCCTTCGTCTTGATTAAATGCGGCACTGCCAGCGCCGTCAGTTGGTATACCGAGCGAACATTTACGTTGAAAACACTGTAAACATATGTTGTTGTTCACAAAAACATGTTAAGAAAATAGAATTGTTTTTCTAATATGCACGATTATGTTTCTGTATACACTTCTGTATACACATCAGTActgaaaatatagaattattaagcactaagatctacttcgataaataatcttttaatcatatctgtatgaaaattaaatctaaaaaatattaattaatttataatttattttaaagtcttattattttaacttttacaatATGAAGAAGAATATCCCGTTGGTCTCATGGTACACTCTaccttttcatttatttaaagtgattcggaaaaattctaaaaaatccTGAACAACTGTCAAGTTTCTATAACAAATATCTGTACTTTTTATTAGAagaataacatatatattttagtttaattacctTTGAAATTTCTACATTTAATTACATCAAATATCTATATTTCTTTTTGGAGAAGAATAAAATGtagttcaatttaattatttttgaaatttcaagAAACATCTCTGGAAATCAGTCAGATATGGAATATCCATGGTTGAGCTTTAATATTCACTTGCAACAATTATTTACTTGTTCAGCGAATAGTACAGCGATTCAGGTAACATGAGCTTCAGTTTTACTGATAGTGTATATTAGAACACAGCTATTTATACAGGGTGGAGAAAAAGTACTGCGACAGCGAAATATCTCCGAAACtaatcattttagaaaaaagtgtttcagataaaagttgttgagtttcaaaag
The window above is part of the Solenopsis invicta isolate M01_SB chromosome 8, UNIL_Sinv_3.0, whole genome shotgun sequence genome. Proteins encoded here:
- the LOC105198829 gene encoding 3-oxoacyl-[acyl-carrier-protein] reductase FabG isoform X3, coding for MSFAGKVVLITGASSGIGAGTAIHMAQLGASLSLTGRNKQNLDKVAEKCGQSKTLIITGEVTNENDLKNIIDSTIKHFGKLDVLINNAGVFEPNSIKTMRLEQYDNVFNVNVRSVYQLTALAVPHLIKTKGNIVNVSSLTGLRSFPGALTYCMSKAALDQFTRCVALELGTHQVRVNAVNPGDVITNITRHTGKSQEEIENYYEHSKKSYALGRIGDVSEVAKAIAFLASDDASYITGATLPVDGGRQAMCP
- the LOC105198829 gene encoding 3-oxoacyl-[acyl-carrier-protein] reductase FabG isoform X2, giving the protein MVVKLALIPTAAVRGVRVGYCAHGIFLFLQFLSGYHCIITMSFAGKVVLITGASSGIGAGTAIHMAQLGASLSLTGRNKQNLDKVAEKCGQSKTLIITGEVTNENDLKNIIDSTIKHFGKLDVLINNAGVFEPNSIKTMRLEQYDNVFNVNVRSVYQLTALAVPHLIKTKGNIVNVSSLTGLRSFPGALTYCMSKAALDQFTRCVALELGTHQVRVNAVNPGDVITNITRHTGKSQEEIENYYEHSKKSYALGRIGDVSEVAKAIAFLASDDASYITGATLPVDGGRQAMCP